The Synechocystis sp. PCC 7509 genome includes a window with the following:
- a CDS encoding M48 family metalloprotease, translating to MAAVPESSLEAGLTALEQGNFNRAIAILKVVCKNSSQPTATKVQAQKGLVTAYLSKGENNQAISLLQTLSQSSDPDVRTWAISNYPQLVNTLPIDATGFIAFVEDIEQVTKQEAIVVKVEAVPALLPPLADKEENLLVVSPFEWRHAPRAQRWQPLKAVNFVPLWLLMAGSAIALFWLLREVTIFVMSFINDLLVKLPYLEPFQPFYHDPSNLLRILLLLLIVFCPWLLDRLLQLSYQIQPLSITQLAEYSPESERLLQRHCRQQGWLLPQLVILSTAAPVAFSYGNLRRTARIVVSRGLLTQLAADEIASIYALQLGHIASWDFALMSLFIVLTQGVYAVYRYVATWGDRQKNANIKIAAVIISSTAYGLWWLLSIPALWLSQLRIYYSDRFTASLTGNPNGLTRALIKIAIGITTDVQQQECTSWLLESLNLFMPISFYQAITLGSLYPKIEPILAWDCFNPYRYLLTINNTHPLIGDRLQRLNAFAQYWHLDPELNLAPNSKLELTLSSLRLQLKPLFNYRTLLQFTAVFGLLFGLLIGAISWLIGAVTHIIWIPQLAWMYGDWLLIKAFIPIALSISLFLRINFLFPDITRTTLRSTPSLADQLTSSTALPIDSNPNRLKGKLLGRRGIANWLGQDLLLNSSQGLFKLHYESPLGSIGNIFLRQSLNPMDLLGRHILVTGWFRRGATIWIDLSTLQTQTGKLSNSFQPLWATIMASAIALYGTSIIVLGR from the coding sequence ATGGCTGCTGTTCCTGAATCGTCGCTTGAAGCTGGTTTGACGGCATTAGAACAAGGTAATTTTAATAGGGCGATCGCTATATTAAAAGTTGTCTGTAAAAATTCCTCCCAGCCAACGGCTACCAAGGTGCAAGCACAAAAAGGTTTAGTCACAGCTTACCTAAGCAAGGGAGAAAATAATCAAGCGATTTCCCTATTACAAACTCTTAGTCAAAGTAGCGATCCTGACGTGAGAACATGGGCTATCAGTAATTATCCTCAACTTGTAAATACATTACCTATCGACGCAACCGGATTTATAGCCTTTGTCGAGGATATAGAGCAAGTTACTAAGCAAGAGGCAATAGTAGTAAAAGTTGAGGCTGTACCCGCGCTTTTGCCGCCCCTAGCAGACAAAGAAGAAAATTTATTAGTTGTGTCACCTTTTGAGTGGCGACACGCACCTAGGGCGCAACGGTGGCAACCTTTAAAAGCAGTGAATTTTGTGCCTTTGTGGCTGTTAATGGCGGGAAGTGCGATCGCGCTTTTTTGGCTGCTGCGCGAAGTGACAATATTTGTCATGAGCTTTATTAACGATCTGCTGGTTAAATTACCTTATTTAGAGCCATTTCAACCTTTTTATCACGATCCATCAAACTTACTGCGTATCTTGCTTTTATTACTAATAGTTTTCTGTCCTTGGTTGCTAGACAGGCTTTTGCAACTAAGTTATCAAATCCAACCTTTATCTATAACTCAGCTTGCCGAATATAGCCCCGAATCAGAGCGATTATTACAACGCCATTGCCGTCAACAAGGCTGGCTTTTGCCTCAATTAGTTATTTTGTCTACTGCCGCGCCCGTAGCCTTCAGCTATGGCAATCTCCGGCGCACGGCTCGAATTGTCGTTAGTCGAGGGTTGCTGACACAATTGGCGGCGGATGAAATTGCTAGTATTTATGCTTTGCAACTTGGACATATTGCTAGTTGGGATTTTGCCCTTATGTCCTTATTTATAGTGCTAACTCAAGGAGTTTACGCTGTCTATCGTTATGTAGCAACTTGGGGCGATCGCCAAAAAAATGCAAACATTAAAATTGCGGCGGTGATAATTTCTAGCACTGCTTATGGTTTATGGTGGCTGCTATCGATTCCGGCTTTGTGGTTGTCTCAATTACGGATATATTATAGCGATCGTTTTACGGCTAGTCTTACAGGCAATCCCAACGGCTTAACTCGCGCTTTAATTAAAATCGCGATCGGGATTACCACTGATGTACAGCAACAAGAATGTACTAGCTGGTTGCTGGAAAGTCTCAATTTATTTATGCCTATAAGTTTTTACCAAGCTATTACTTTGGGTAGCCTCTACCCAAAAATTGAGCCGATTCTAGCTTGGGATTGTTTTAATCCCTATCGTTACTTACTCACTATCAATAATACTCATCCTTTAATTGGCGATCGCCTTCAACGTCTAAATGCTTTTGCTCAATATTGGCATCTAGATCCAGAACTAAATTTAGCTCCTAACTCCAAATTAGAGCTAACTTTGTCAAGCTTACGACTGCAATTAAAACCCCTGTTTAATTACCGTACCTTATTACAATTTACTGCTGTTTTTGGGTTGCTTTTTGGATTGCTAATTGGAGCAATATCTTGGCTAATTGGGGCAGTTACGCATATAATCTGGATTCCTCAGCTTGCTTGGATGTATGGCGACTGGTTGCTAATTAAAGCTTTTATTCCGATTGCTTTAAGCATCAGTCTATTTTTGCGGATAAATTTTTTGTTTCCAGATATTACCCGGACGACGCTTCGCTCTACTCCAAGTTTAGCCGACCAATTAACAAGCTCTACGGCTTTACCTATCGATAGTAACCCCAATCGCTTAAAAGGTAAGCTTCTAGGGCGACGGGGTATAGCTAATTGGTTAGGACAAGATTTACTGTTAAATTCTTCTCAAGGTCTATTTAAGCTGCATTATGAGTCCCCATTGGGTTCTATTGGTAATATCTTTTTGCGCCAATCCCTCAACCCCATGGATTTGCTAGGAAGACATATTTTAGTTACAGGTTGGTTTCGTCGCGGCGCTACTATATGGATAGACCTTAGTACCTTGCAAACCCAAACAGGCAAACTTAGCAATAGTTTTCAACCCCTGTGGGCTACTATTATGGCAAGTGCGATCGCTTTATATGGCACTTCCATAATTGTTTTGGGTAGATAA
- a CDS encoding RNA recognition motif domain-containing protein, translated as MSVRLYIGNLPKEEVERQDLQAVFAEEGDSVVTKVIKDRKTGKCRGFGFVTVNDDEHADKIIEKFNGYLFKDTPIKIEKALPRTKGAEEEGEGRSVDNEGSPTTTNSNVDKPAPTRRSNNNNNKKSRRPATSTTTSTSESSEGVQPDPRWAADLEKLKQMLAAQTTNG; from the coding sequence ATGTCAGTTCGTTTATATATTGGTAATCTGCCCAAAGAAGAAGTAGAACGTCAAGACCTGCAAGCAGTGTTTGCAGAGGAAGGCGATTCAGTGGTTACAAAAGTAATCAAAGACCGTAAAACAGGCAAATGCCGTGGTTTTGGTTTTGTTACAGTTAATGACGACGAACACGCTGACAAAATAATTGAAAAATTTAACGGTTATTTATTCAAAGATACTCCTATAAAAATAGAGAAAGCTTTACCACGTACCAAGGGTGCAGAAGAAGAAGGTGAAGGGCGCTCGGTGGACAATGAGGGTAGTCCAACGACCACTAATAGCAATGTAGACAAACCAGCCCCCACTCGCCGTAGTAATAATAATAATAATAAAAAATCTCGTCGCCCAGCTACTAGCACTACAACTAGCACCAGCGAAAGCAGTGAAGGAGTCCAACCAGATCCTCGCTGGGCTGCGGATTTAGAAAAACTCAAACAAATGTTGGCAGCACAGACTACAAATGGGTAA
- a CDS encoding glycosyltransferase family 4 protein — protein sequence MSISNRKHIALISVHGDPAIEIGKEEAGGQNVYVRQVGEALALLGWQVDMFTRKANAEQAAIVQHSPNCRTIRLVAGPEEFVPRDNIFPYAAEFVQQILKFQKDNGIKYALVHTNYWISAWVGMQLKKIQGSKQVHTYHSLGYVKYKSVSTIPLIAKTRLDVEKAVLETAESIVATSPQEKVHMRQLVSKQGNIDIIPCGTDIHRFGSITRAQARQELGIDTESAVILYVGRFDPRKGIETLVRAVGQSKLRGKKDIKLIIGGGSRPGQSDGMERDRIESIVAELGLTDITIFPGRLGDETLHTYYAAADVCVVPSHYEPFGLVAIEAMASATPVIASDVGGLQFTVVPEETGLLAPAKDDAAFSQAIDRILSLSPEEREEMGVAARKRVEKLFSWEGVAAQLGDLYTDLMQPKTQLIPVKQKEAVSA from the coding sequence ATGAGTATCTCTAATCGAAAGCATATTGCCTTAATTTCAGTTCACGGCGATCCTGCAATTGAAATTGGGAAAGAAGAAGCTGGTGGACAAAATGTTTACGTGCGTCAAGTAGGCGAAGCTTTAGCTCTCCTTGGATGGCAAGTAGATATGTTTACCCGCAAAGCCAACGCCGAGCAAGCCGCGATAGTTCAGCACTCTCCTAATTGTAGAACAATTCGTTTAGTAGCTGGGCCAGAAGAATTTGTACCAAGAGATAATATATTTCCCTACGCCGCCGAATTTGTCCAACAAATATTAAAGTTTCAAAAAGATAACGGCATTAAGTATGCTTTAGTTCATACCAATTATTGGATCTCTGCTTGGGTAGGAATGCAGTTAAAGAAAATCCAAGGTAGCAAGCAAGTTCACACTTATCACTCCTTGGGTTACGTTAAATACAAATCAGTTTCGACAATCCCTTTAATCGCTAAGACGCGCTTGGATGTGGAAAAAGCAGTATTAGAAACTGCCGAAAGCATTGTAGCCACAAGTCCCCAAGAAAAAGTTCATATGCGACAGTTGGTATCGAAACAAGGGAATATTGATATCATTCCTTGCGGTACAGATATACATCGTTTTGGCTCGATAACTAGAGCGCAAGCAAGACAAGAATTAGGTATAGATACCGAATCGGCGGTAATTCTATACGTAGGTAGATTCGATCCGCGTAAAGGGATTGAAACACTTGTTAGAGCCGTAGGTCAATCGAAACTACGGGGCAAAAAAGATATAAAATTAATTATTGGCGGTGGTTCACGTCCGGGACAAAGCGACGGGATGGAACGCGATCGCATTGAGAGTATTGTAGCTGAACTAGGACTAACAGACATTACTATTTTCCCTGGTCGTTTGGGTGACGAGACATTGCATACTTATTATGCGGCGGCGGATGTATGCGTTGTTCCCAGTCATTACGAACCTTTTGGATTGGTAGCTATTGAAGCAATGGCGAGTGCAACCCCAGTAATTGCTAGTGATGTAGGTGGATTGCAGTTTACAGTAGTTCCCGAAGAAACAGGCTTACTAGCACCAGCAAAAGATGATGCGGCTTTCTCCCAAGCAATAGATCGTATTCTGTCGTTATCTCCAGAAGAACGTGAAGAAATGGGCGTTGCAGCGAGAAAACGTGTAGAAAAACTATTTAGCTGGGAAGGTGTAGCCGCTCAATTGGGCGATTTATATACTGATCTAATGCAGCCAAAAACCCAGCTTATCCCTGTAAAGCAAAAAGAAGCTGTTAGTGCTTAG
- a CDS encoding DUF3850 domain-containing protein, which produces MQAKYIKALSIKRIYAERIVSGVKNIELRKRPIGMELGDLILLYETAPDSIIKGGFIADKTVSLPVAKMWVQYNSVMGVEKEFYDSYFDNCEVAYGTLVYQSFCFSGLSLAQIHKLCPGFVPPQATINWRKNWHIQSEWVEALNRGRYELMQEGLLSEQLNLLAYQ; this is translated from the coding sequence ATGCAGGCTAAGTACATCAAAGCTCTAAGTATTAAACGTATTTACGCAGAACGTATTGTTTCTGGCGTAAAAAATATAGAGTTACGAAAGCGTCCAATTGGGATGGAATTAGGCGATCTGATTCTTCTCTATGAAACTGCTCCTGATTCTATTATTAAAGGTGGATTTATAGCAGATAAAACAGTATCCTTGCCTGTTGCCAAAATGTGGGTTCAATATAATTCTGTGATGGGCGTAGAAAAAGAGTTTTACGATAGTTATTTTGATAACTGCGAAGTTGCTTACGGAACCTTAGTTTATCAAAGCTTTTGTTTTAGTGGTTTGTCTTTGGCTCAAATACATAAACTCTGCCCTGGTTTTGTACCACCACAAGCTACAATCAATTGGCGTAAAAACTGGCACATTCAATCCGAGTGGGTAGAAGCGTTAAATAGAGGAAGATACGAACTGATGCAAGAAGGGCTTTTGAGTGAACAACTTAACCTCCTTGCATATCAATAA